In the genome of Euwallacea similis isolate ESF13 unplaced genomic scaffold, ESF131.1 scaffold_120, whole genome shotgun sequence, one region contains:
- the LOC136418844 gene encoding uncharacterized protein, with protein MIITQITVFYQNIYDILSNIEEAITFAKLNTFHNTIIDPSEFLTELQSMKEQIPLGKLPFEPNIENLLTIENTLEIKSFAKDNSITFIIEIPLVEKVSYDLFRLLPLPVRHGEVYKVIIPRSEYLLINDQTFGYANEPCRYVSPNEYLCPQIHIDNFHDFSPCEVQLLRYEHNATRCKSITVTLGETQIQNIDDNKWILVTTKSIVGLETCKSSQSNILLDGTYAIDLEYRCNLKIRNIVLRGNRKTNRQFQIFPLLDININHTYQKPYQKIELPNLNKIDLNNIAELQNEVDLQKKENSMLLNTNLHYDRTSLLAKYLWPIVLKYKKTENPENDIVI; from the exons ATGATTATCACCCAAATTACCGTCTTTTACCAGAATATTTACGATATACTTTCAAATATCGAAGAGGCAATTacctttgctaaattaaacaCCTTCCATAACACCATAATCGACCCAAGTGAATTCCTAACAGAACTACAGTCAATGAAAGAGCAAATTCCCCTAGGAAAACTACCATTCGAGCCCaacattgaaaatctattaacTATCGAAAacactttggaaataaaaagtttcgccAAAGATAACTCGATCACGTTCATCATCGAAATTCCATTAGTAGAAAAAGTTAGTTATGATTTATTCCGATTACTTCCCTTGCCCGTAAGACATGGCGAAGTATACAAAGTCATAATACCCCGATCCGAATATCTACTGATAAACGACCAAACATTCGGATACGCGAACGAACCCTGTCGGTACGTATCCCCTAATGAATATCTATGCCCTCAAATACATATAGATAACTTCCACGATTTTTCCCCATGCGAAGTACAACTCCTGCGTTACGAACACAACGCCACACGATGTAAATCAATAACTGTTACCCTGGGGGaaacacaaatacaaaacatagaCGATAATAAGTGGATCCTGGTGACCACCAAAAGTATTGTCGGATTAGAAACATGTAAATCTTCACAAAGTAACATTCTGTTGGATGGAACTTACGCAATAGATTTAGAGTATCGTtgtaatcttaaaataaggaaCATAGTTTTAAGAGGCAATAGGAAAACCAAccggcaatttcaaattttccctttgttagacataaatattaatcatacaTATCAAAAGCcataccaaaaaatagaactgcctaacttaaacaaaatagatttaaataacatCGCCGAATTACAGAATGAGGTTGATTTGCAGAAGaaggaaaattcaatgttactAAATACTAACCTTCACTACGACAGAACCA GTTTATTAGCAAAGTATCTATGgcctattgttttaaaatacaaaaagaccGAGAATCCAGAAAATGACATAGTAATTTAG